The Nocardia vinacea genome contains the following window.
CGGCAGAACTATCTGCTCGACTCGGCCACGACCATGCGCACCAGTTTGCACAAGACGCTTTCACCCACGCCACGTTCGGCTGTCCGCCAGACCGATCTCTCGATTACCTACTGAGCTGTCGGATATCCAATGATGACGTCACGCGGGTTTGTGTCATCGGGGAAGCCGTCAGCGTTGCACCGCCGGTGCTGTCCAATCGATCCGGTAGTCGAACATCCAGTTCAGCGGTGCGACACCGGCCTTGGCAGCCTTCTTCAGGAAGTATGGCGTGAGCAGGCGGACCAGCATCCGGGCGAATCCGTTGGATGCCTTGTCGCTACTGGTTTCCGCGCCATAGGCGACCACCTTCTCGACGCGTTCTCGGCGACGATTCTCGAAGGCGGCCAAGGCCGCGGCGGTATCCGGGATGTCGCGCAGGCAGATCGCCAGTGTCAGGGCATCTTCCACCGCCATGGATACGCCCTGGCCTGAGGACGAGGCCACGGCATGCGCGGCATCGCCGACAATGACCATATTGTCGTTGTGCCACTTGGTGACCGTCGGCATGTCGTACTGGTTGAAAGCGGGTACGAAGGTGTCATCCGTTGTGGCGGCGACGATCCGGGCTGCCGGGCCGCGATCCACTGACAGCAATTCGACGAGTCGCGCTCGCCAGTCCACCGACTGCGCCGATGAAAGCTGCTGTGTCCGAGGAATATTGGCGAACCACCAGATCTCGCCATCCGATGTGACGAAATAGCCGAAGAACGCCTTCTTCCCGAAGATCATGCTGTACACACCGGGCCGCAGCCCGAATTCGCGATGCAGCGCCCGATCGGTGACGAATCCGCCGAGCCCGTAGATGCCGAGGAAGTGCGCCTGCGGGGCGGACGAATCGATGATTTCTCTTGTGCGAGACCGTATTCCATCGGCACCGATCAGTACATCGGCGTCCATCGTGGTGCCGTCGGCGAAGGTCGCACGCACGCCATGCTCGGTCGACGCCGCATCCACCAGCCGCTTGTTGTACTCGAACCGCACGCCGCGCCGCGCGGCTTCGGTATTCAGCGCTCGATACATATCGCGCCGCTTGATGCTGTGCGTGACGGTGCCGTCGGGCAGTGTGCCGCCGATCGGCATATCGGTGATGTGCTTGCCGCCGCTGGTCGCGAACGACAGTGTGGCGGTCGGGTGTCCGATCTCGGTGACCACGTGATGCGCGTTCAACAGCGCCAGCGCCGACAGTCCGTTCACCGCCACCGTCAGATATGCGCCGACCTGCTCGGCCGCCGCCTCCGCGTATGCCTCGCACACAATCGGCTCGAGTCCGGCCTGCTGCAATGCCATCGCGGTGACCGGCCCGGCGATCCCGCCCCCGATGATCAGCGCCTTCTTCATGGTGTGCCTCCCGAAATCTCTCTTGGCTCTGCTGTATCTTGATTATCAAGGCATTGGTAGTTTGACGATCAAGAGGCTTGAATGTCAAGAGAAAAGTTGGAGTTGGCAGAACTGCGCGCCGAGCTCGGCCGCGAAGCGCAGGCGCTCCAGGCCGCGGTCGACGCCGTCGACCAGGCTGCCGCGACCAATCTCGGCGTCAACCGCACCGACCTTCGCTGTCTGGAAATCTTGTGGCACGGCGAGTCCACACCCGGTGCTCTCGCCGCCGAACTCGGTCTGACCAGCGGCAGCGTGACCACCATGCTGGACCGTCTCGCCAAACTCGACTACGTCGTGCGGCATCCGGAACCGGGGGACCGCCGCAAGGTCGTCATCCGCATTACCGACGCCGCGATGGCCAAGGTCATGCGGATCTACGGGCCGATTGCCGAGGAGGGTGCGGGCGAGGTCGCGCGCTACAGCGCAGCGGAACTGCGCCTCGTCCTCGACTATCTACGTCGCTCGCGTGAGCTGCAGGAGCGCCACCGAACCCGGATCACGGAG
Protein-coding sequences here:
- a CDS encoding FAD-dependent oxidoreductase, whose product is MKKALIIGGGIAGPVTAMALQQAGLEPIVCEAYAEAAAEQVGAYLTVAVNGLSALALLNAHHVVTEIGHPTATLSFATSGGKHITDMPIGGTLPDGTVTHSIKRRDMYRALNTEAARRGVRFEYNKRLVDAASTEHGVRATFADGTTMDADVLIGADGIRSRTREIIDSSAPQAHFLGIYGLGGFVTDRALHREFGLRPGVYSMIFGKKAFFGYFVTSDGEIWWFANIPRTQQLSSAQSVDWRARLVELLSVDRGPAARIVAATTDDTFVPAFNQYDMPTVTKWHNDNMVIVGDAAHAVASSSGQGVSMAVEDALTLAICLRDIPDTAAALAAFENRRRERVEKVVAYGAETSSDKASNGFARMLVRLLTPYFLKKAAKAGVAPLNWMFDYRIDWTAPAVQR
- a CDS encoding MarR family winged helix-turn-helix transcriptional regulator; protein product: MSREKLELAELRAELGREAQALQAAVDAVDQAAATNLGVNRTDLRCLEILWHGESTPGALAAELGLTSGSVTTMLDRLAKLDYVVRHPEPGDRRKVVIRITDAAMAKVMRIYGPIAEEGAGEVARYSAAELRLVLDYLRRSRELQERHRTRITEL